One region of Catenuloplanes indicus genomic DNA includes:
- a CDS encoding transposase family protein, with product MLSYPATLSLWASPAPPGSTHDLAAARTHGTIDALASANITVLADKACLGAPDNAHVPYRGSRWRALSTAEKTADKAHARLRAIDPEVIATSGEPAPSHMT from the coding sequence GTGCTGTCTTACCCCGCCACGCTCTCGTTATGGGCCTCACCCGCCCCGCCCGGCAGCACCCACGACCTCGCCGCCGCGCGCACCCACGGCACCATCGACGCCCTGGCCAGTGCCAACATCACCGTTCTCGCCGACAAGGCCTGCCTCGGCGCCCCCGACAACGCACACGTCCCGTACCGCGGCAGCCGCTGGCGCGCACTCTCCACCGCAGAGAAAACCGCCGACAAAGCACACGCACGCCTACGAGCCATTGACCCGGAAGTCATTGCGACGTCCGGCGAACCAGCACCGTCCCATATGACGTAG